The following DNA comes from Winogradskyella sp. PG-2.
TAAATTAAAGCAGCTAAGAATAATAGTCGATTAATACAAGGCGTGCTCATATGAATCAGGATTTATAATCTTAAAACTTAAAAACAAGCCATCTTTATCGAATGTAAATTCTCTGATATCGCGTTTAGAACCTGTTTTTACTTCTGTAATGATCTCGTAATTCACTTCCGACTTACTTTCTTTTGACAGAACTTTGTTTAAGAACTCAGTTGGGTCTTGTGTAGAGTCATAAACATATTGTTTTTGTAGTTTAATATGTCTCGCTTTTTTGTAATTGTTTTTAAAATAGCTTTCAATTTGAGACTTTATATTTTCTTCTAATTGTTTTAATTTTATTGTTAACTCAATATCTTCAATAATTCCTTCAAGATTCAATTCTAAGCTGAAACGTTGCTTTTTGTATTTAAATTTTGCTTCAAAACTTTCTTTGGTACCATCAGTTTCTTTATGATAGCGTAATCGTTTACAATTTTTAGGAAGTGTTTTTATAACAGTGATAGCATCCTTTGGAAACTTATTTAAGTCTACACGCTCCTCTTTCTCATTTTTAGCTTGAGAAAAAGCCAATGATGATAATAGAATACTAAATGTTATAAGTAGTACTTTAGATTTCATATTTAGACTTCGTTATACCTAAAACAAGAGGTCTCATGATCATTTACCATACCTGTAGCTTGCATATGCGCATAGACAACAGTAGATCCTACAAATTTAAATCCACGCTTTTTTAAGTCTTTGCTTAAGGTATCACTAAGAGGAGTATTAGCAGGAGCATCCTTATAATTTTCAAGTTTATTCAGTATTGGTTTTTCATTTACAAAATCCCATATATATTTTGAGAATGATCCAAATTCATCTTGAATCTTCATAAAAGCCTGAGCATTTGTTATAGTTGCTTTTATTTTGAGCTTATTTCTTATAATTCCGGCATCTTGTAACAGTGCATCAATTTTTGCTTGGTTGTAAGATGCAATTGTTTTATAATTGAAATTATCAAAAGCCTTTCTAAAATTTTCACGCTTTCTTAAAACGGTTATCCAGCTTAAACCAGCTTGAAAGGTTTCTAAAATTAAATATTCGAATAAAGTATCGTCATCATAAACAGGCACTCCCCATTCTTCATCATGATAAGCTTCGTATAAAGAGTCGCCAACGCACCAACCACATCTATGTTTTTCCATAACTGTAAGGAATTTAATTTAGTGCTACTAATGTAACAACTGTTGCATAAAAAATAGCAATAGAACCTTAATTTTGTACTAACGACTATGGAAGTTTTAGAAACACCTATGATAAACGATATAATTTCAGATAGCCTTAAAAAAGGCACAACATATTCAGAATACCGCACTTTAGTTTCTGATTTAGTTGAAAATAAAACAACAACAGGAAATGAAAAAACAGAGGTATTAGTAAATTATACTATGCTTAACGATAGACGAATGAAACGTTGGGATAAAACTGTAAAAGTTTCTGATGAGATAAAAGAAAAAATTGAAAAATTCAACAGAAAAACGACTTGGTTAGTGATTACTGAAAGTTGGTGTGGAGATGCTGCACATGTGATGCCTGTAATAAACAAAGTAGCAGAACTTAACGATAAAATTGATTATAAAGTGGTGCTTCGTGATGAAAATGATGCTCTTATGAATCAGTTTTTAACTAATGGAGGAAAAGCAATCCCAAAGTTGATTATGATTGATAATGAAACGAGTGAGGTGATTAACACATTTGGACCAAGGCCATCCATTGCTACTGATTTAGTAAATAACTATAAAGCAGAACATGGGAAATTAACACCAGAGTTTAAAGAGGATTTACAGCGCTGGTATAATAAAGATAAAGGTAAATCTACACTCGAGGATTTAGTAAATCTATTAGATTAACGCTTACCTTTAAATAAAAATGTAATGGTTCCTATTTGGTCTTTTCTTGTGGAGGCATCAAACTGAACTGATTTTGCGTACTGAATAGCGGAATCAATTAAACATTGATTATTAGAATTGGAAGATCCGTTGATGTAGGCTTCAAACACATTTCCGGTTTGGTTTACTCGTATGCTAACGACAATTTTGCCTCCTTTTTCGCATAAGTATCGTGGTATTTCGTAATAGCCAAGTGTTCTACCTTTTAAAGAATAAGTAAGCGTACTTTTTGACTTAGCATGCTCACCAGCTATTTTCTTATTCTCTAATCTTTTATTTAGTTCTTTTTGAAGCTTTTTATAAGATTGGGTCTCCTCAGAGTTTAATGCATAAGCATTACCATTAGCATAAGATTTATTAAGATTAGTTTCTTCTTGTACTTCACTTGATTTAGCTTCAGCTATAGCTTTTGTGGTACGTTCAAAATCATTTGCACTAACGGTTTTGAAGTTACGCATCATTTCTTTGTATTCCTGGTCTTCATTAAAGGCTTTGTTAGTGGACTCTGCTTTTAAATCTTCAATTTCTTGGAGTTCTTTTTCTGTCTTTTCAGATTCTGGTTCTAGTAGATAATAACTTTCAGTTATGAGTTTACCCTTTAGTTTTAATTGCATGCTGAATAAACCTAAAACAACAATACCTGTTACAAAAAATGTAATTATAGCTGCTTTATGTTGTTCAATCCAATTCAATTAGGTCATCTTTTATCTGAATGTTATATACGAATATAACAACGAAATAGTTTAAAATAAAATCTTAAACGCGTGTTAAATGCCTATTTAGAAGGGAGATTTTCTATAAAAACTTCTGGAGTCATGGCACTTTCAACTTTAAAATCACCTATCCTAGTGCGTCGTAATTCTGATAAATGTGCACCAGAATTTAAAGCTTTGCCAAAGTCGTGAGCTAGCGAACGAATGTATGTACCTTTACTACAAGCGACTCTAAATCTTAACTCTACACCCTTTATTGAAGTGATTTCAAACTCGGTAATCTCAACTTGTCTAGACTTAATTTCAACTTTTTCACCTGCTCTAGCAAATTCATATAAACGTTTTCCATCTTTTTTAATGGCAGAGAACAATGGTGGAAATTGCTCAATCTTACCAATAAATTGATCCGTAGTTTTATGAATCAATTCTTCAGAGATATGCTCAGTTGAGAAAGTCTCGTCTATTTCAGTTTCTAAGTCAAAGGAAGGAGTTGTACTGCCTAAAACAAAAGTGCCTGTATATTCTTTTTCTTGACCTTGAAACGTATTAATTTGCTTTGTCATTTTACCAGTACAAATCACTAATAAACCAGTGGCTAAAGGATCTAATGTGCCAGCATGTCCTACCTTAATTTTTTTAATTGAGAATGCCTGCCTTATGGCCCAACGTAATTTATTAACAGCTTGAAAAGATGTCCATGTTAGGGGTTTGTCAATTAATAAAACTTGACCGTTTTTAAATTCTTCTTCGGTTGTCATTAGAGTTGTGACCAGATTATAGCAATAACACCTACAATGATACAATAGATGGCGAAGTAGCTAAGTTTGCTTTGTTTTACGAGCTTAATCATCCAAGTACAAGCAATTAAGCCAGATACAAATGCCGCAATAAAACCAAAACTCAATGCTGTAAAATTGGAGCTGTCATAGGTTAAATCTCCACTAAGAATATCTTTTGCAATTTTCCCAAAAATTAATGGTACCACCATTAGAAATGAAAAGCGAGCGGCTTTGGTTTTATCATTTCCTAAAAGAACGGAAGTGGAAATTGTAGCGCCAGAACGTGATATACCTGGAAGCATAGCAATGGCTTGAGAAATACCAATTATAAATGCATTAGAGAACGATACTTTTTTTTCTGTATTTTTTGCTCTGTCAGCCAAGAATAATAAAACTGCTGTTACAATAAGCATACAACCTACTAATAGAATGTTCCCGCCGAAAAGTGCTTCTAGTTGTTCTTCAAAAAATAAACCAACTATAACGGCAGGTATCATAGATATCGCAATTTTAGAAATAAACTGCAAATCTTCATTCCACTGAAACTTAAAAACACCTTTTAGAATTTCTAAAATGTCTTTTCTAAAAACTACAATAGTGCTTAATGCAGTGGCAAAATGTAGTACTACAGTAAACATTAAACTTTCTTCTG
Coding sequences within:
- the truB gene encoding tRNA pseudouridine(55) synthase TruB — encoded protein: MTTEEEFKNGQVLLIDKPLTWTSFQAVNKLRWAIRQAFSIKKIKVGHAGTLDPLATGLLVICTGKMTKQINTFQGQEKEYTGTFVLGSTTPSFDLETEIDETFSTEHISEELIHKTTDQFIGKIEQFPPLFSAIKKDGKRLYEFARAGEKVEIKSRQVEITEFEITSIKGVELRFRVACSKGTYIRSLAHDFGKALNSGAHLSELRRTRIGDFKVESAMTPEVFIENLPSK
- a CDS encoding thioredoxin family protein, with amino-acid sequence MEVLETPMINDIISDSLKKGTTYSEYRTLVSDLVENKTTTGNEKTEVLVNYTMLNDRRMKRWDKTVKVSDEIKEKIEKFNRKTTWLVITESWCGDAAHVMPVINKVAELNDKIDYKVVLRDENDALMNQFLTNGGKAIPKLIMIDNETSEVINTFGPRPSIATDLVNNYKAEHGKLTPEFKEDLQRWYNKDKGKSTLEDLVNLLD
- a CDS encoding undecaprenyl-diphosphate phosphatase gives rise to the protein MEILDAVLLGIIQGLTEFLPVSSSGHLELGKAILGDNSVPEESLMFTVVLHFATALSTIVVFRKDILEILKGVFKFQWNEDLQFISKIAISMIPAVIVGLFFEEQLEALFGGNILLVGCMLIVTAVLLFLADRAKNTEKKVSFSNAFIIGISQAIAMLPGISRSGATISTSVLLGNDKTKAARFSFLMVVPLIFGKIAKDILSGDLTYDSSNFTALSFGFIAAFVSGLIACTWMIKLVKQSKLSYFAIYCIIVGVIAIIWSQL
- a CDS encoding DNA-3-methyladenine glycosylase I, giving the protein MEKHRCGWCVGDSLYEAYHDEEWGVPVYDDDTLFEYLILETFQAGLSWITVLRKRENFRKAFDNFNYKTIASYNQAKIDALLQDAGIIRNKLKIKATITNAQAFMKIQDEFGSFSKYIWDFVNEKPILNKLENYKDAPANTPLSDTLSKDLKKRGFKFVGSTVVYAHMQATGMVNDHETSCFRYNEV